DNA from Hippocampus zosterae strain Florida chromosome 18, ASM2543408v3, whole genome shotgun sequence:
TTCAGCTCCTTGGGAGCCTGAATGTAATAAGATGCATAGAAAATGCTGGgatagatgtgcactttaattTTATCATTGAATCACTATGTGGTGGGGCATCAAAGTTTTGTCAGAAATACTGAATCAAAGATGTGAATTACTTGGGAACTTCATATTCTCGCTGTGATTGCCAGTGCGTAACGCTGAGGGGAAGTTGACTCTATACTGCAAAGGAGCAGACACCATCATCTACGAGAGGCTTCACTCCTCCTGCAACAAGCTAATGGGCGTCACCACCGGACATCtcaatgtgagtttttttttccttcgaaaTATCAGACATTGATCATGAATGATGTTTTTACCCCCTAATCCTAGGAGTATGCAGGCGATGGTCTCCGCACATTGGTTCTGGCTTACAAACATTTGGATGAGCACTATATGAAGGAGTGGATGCAGCGTCACCACGAGGCCAGCACCGCCCTCGACGGAAGAGACGAGAAACTTGATGAACTCTATGAAGAAATTGAAAAAGACTTGTTGGTTGGTACACTTACTCAGTTACTTACTTTATACCGTTTTGTTGCAGATTAAAAGTGAGTGTTTTTATTTCAGTCAATAATCAAGAATATgaatcttttattttgttatatgaCACAAGGGTTGTTTTTAGTACTCAAACAGCATGAGTGGTTCTtctgaaaactaaaaacaaatgatttaaaACGTCATACTTACAATATTACAAACTTTTGATTTAGCTTCTGGGAGCAACGGCAGTAGAAGACAAGTTGCAGGATGGTGTGCCTCAGACAATAGAGCAGCTAGCCAAAGCTGACATAAAAATCTGGGTATTGACCGGGGATAAACAGGGTTGGTATCATTTtattatgtgatttttttttatacctaaTTTATCCGTAATCTCAATGTGTCCGTAACCTGGGGAACATATTTTGCCCGGGTGTTTTCCATAACTTGACAATTTATGTTTTGCTTCATTGATTGTGCACAAATCTTAAATTCCATCAGAGACTGCAGAGAACATCGGCTATTCTTGCAACATGCTGCGAGAAGAGATGAAGGATATTTTCACGGTGTCAGCAAATACAGCAGAAGGAGTCAAAGAGGAGCTAGTGTAAGTGAGTTAAAATAtgtcaatatttttgttcacgGTCTCTTATCAtgaatttagttatttttttacatgagtCACATGCTCCATGCTGTACTGGTTTTAGGTGTGCCAGGAGGAAAATGTGTCCCTTGGCAGCAGAGGCACCAACTGTGGCCAAAGCTCGTGCAGGTCTCTTCTGGCTTGAAAAGACAGAAACCGTGCATGATGACAAAGTGGATGGGGAATATGCACTTGTTATAAATGGACACAGTCTGGTAAGTGGGCGTTCACCCCTCTTATATTTATGAAATTTGACTTCATTTCTCCACCCATAACCGAAATCCTTGGTTTCATTATCTTCCTCTTGGTCCCCAGGCCTTTGCCTTAGAGAAAGATCTGGAGTTGGAACTATTAAGGACAGCATGCATGTGCCAAACCGTGATCTGCTGCAGGGTCACCCCACTACAGAAAGCCCAGGTTGTTGAACTggttaaaaaatacaaacaggcgGTCACCCTAGCCATTGGGGACGGGGCCAACGACGTCAGCATGATCAAGGGTAAGTAAACTCACTGACGGATGATACTGCCACGCTAAGAAAAGCTCAGCATTCTTTTGGCCTTATTGCTCTTTGTCTTCCAGCTGCACATATTGGTGTCGGTATCAGTGGTCAGGAGGGCATGCAGGCTGTTCTGTCCAGTGACTTCTCCTTTGCCCAGTTCCGCTATTTGCAGCGTCTGCTGCTGGTGCACGGGCGCTGGTCATATCTGCGCATGTGCAAGTTTCTACAGTATTTCTTCTACAAGAACTTCACTTTCACCTTCGTACATTTCTGGTACGCCTTCTTCTGTGGCTTTTCTGCACAGGTGAGGGACATTCAAGAGCTTTAAGTTGACGACTGTAGTTGTGCACCACAAATGATGGCCGTTTCCGTATTGCGACCGTACGATACAGTTCATAGACTCACATTATTGCAGATTTGTAGAAATGTCATGCCTCTCCACTATGCAAACATGGGCTTACTGTACAAGTCCCACAGTTGATGGCATCCACTTAAAGAATACCTTCCAGCTCCCATGCCAAGGGACTCCAAGATGTACAATAGAGTGGACAACAGAAAACTAGACCACTAAGTCAGCTTCCACTCAAACACTCCACTAAATATCACCATACTCCAGTTTTCCTGCTATTAAAAACAAGAGGAGTTGGTCCCAAGTGACTGAACTCTGCCAGGTTCACTGAGTGAAAACATGATCACTTTGCAGTGACCCATAATCTCTTTGCCAGTCCTGGGTGTGAGGCCTCGGTGCCTCCTGTCCAGATGGGGTACAGCACCTTTGTGTAGTATTAtctagtgatgggaaaatgaagcttcatgaagcacgtGGTATTTCATGACTTCTCTAGATGGTGCCCTTGGTTTAAAGACATGATCTTGTGCAATGGAAACCAAGAGTGCGATCTAGAGGGGTCAAATAATAATCgcaagtgcttcatgaagcttcattgaCCCTTCATTAGCCACAGAAATATTTTTGAATCACCCTCATAAGTCTCGACCGTGGATCAATTTGCAATGGGATCCCGGGGGCATTCTCAGGAGGCCCCAACATAATAGGCTCCTAGGCTTATCTGATTACTTTAAGCCCTATGCCACAATGCGATTACCGGTAACAGATTTTGGTTTACAGTATATACTAATATTTTCGATGTTGACCTTTTGCTGTTATAATTCATAGACTGTGTATGACGAGTGGTTCATCACCATGTACAACCTAGTGTACACAGCCCTCCCTGTCCTAGGCATGAGTCTTTTTGACCAGGTACGCATCAATCACAGGAAAGTACATTAGATATGTCTGCATAATACAGTAAGATCTAATGTAAGTTTGTtgcttctctcctcctcctcatcctttttgttttttttttttcaaaggatgTGAATGATCGCTGGAGTTTCCAGTATCCACAGCTATACTCCCCGGGGCCTCTGAACATTTATTTCAACAAGAAATTATTTGTCCATTGCATGATGCACAGTTGCTACAGCtccctcatcctcttcttcattccatgggcGGCGATGCATGACACAGTCCGAGACGACGGCAAAGACATTGCGGATTATCAGTCCTTTGCTTTACTGGCACAGACGTGTTTGCTTGTCGTGGTCACCATCCAGGTAAGGAATACGCTTTTCCTTTCATCGTTTTTTCATCTAACTCCATTTAGCCAATGTTGCACACCAATCATAAATACTGTAGTGTCATATCGTCAATCCTGTCTTAGTATGCGCAGTGCAAATGAATATGTTAATGAATAAATGTGTAATTTATATGTACTTTCAACATGTCCCAGCTGTGTCTCGACACCCATTACTGGACAGCTGTCAACCAGTTTTTTGTGTGGGGCAGCCTTGCAGTCTACTTTGCTACCACGTTTACTATGTTCAGCAATGGCATGTTCCTAATCTTCACCTCCGCATTTCCCTTCATCGGTAAGTCGCTGCAGCTTACTGCAGAAATCACGCGAGGCTAATTTACCGGTAATATAAGAAGTagtacataaaaaaacaaaactgttgtgACATTTTTACCAATTGGTTTGGGGCTGCAGGTACAGCGAGGAACTCTCTGAACCAGCCTAATGTGTGGCTGATTATACTCTTGACAACGCTCCTCTGTAGTCTGCCTGTGGTGGCTTACCGTTTCACTGTCATTCAGCTTCATCCAACTGTCAATGACAAGGTATGAAATTATTAGTTATTGGTCAAGTTATTAGTCGGCGACTCATGTAGCAACTTTCACTGTGAGCAATTcatctcaatttttttcttttgttggaaATAGTGTATTAAAGAAATTAAAGAAATAATTCTCTCTCTGACAGGTGAGACATAAGTTGCGGAAGGAGGCGCTGCCAGGCCCCGCGCCTCGTCGTCCGCCGGTCAGACGAATCAGCACCAGGCGATCGGGCTACGCCTTCTCTCACGTGCAAGGCTATGGCGACCTGGTGACATCGCGAAGATTCCTGCGTCCTCGAAAGAACCGGCCCGCCTTGTTCAAACAAACTGACTCCCCTCTGGCACAGAACCAGCCACAACACTACCGCACCATCACAGAGGAGCCAGAGCAGCCCATGTGCCACTAGATAAAAGGTACAAACGTGATGAGGTTtcggaagggtgggggggggggggggggctcatgagAAAAATCGCTGCATGGATGGGTTATGAGACAAACTGTTATACAGTTATGTGTACTGTAaaagtacaacaacaacaacaaaatagatGTTTAAAAAGAGCatggattttcttttccttaCAATTTCAGGTTAGGTTGGGGTTGAATTACTTATAACTGATTATCAATATTTGAAACTCATAAAATTATATCACACCtcaacactgtaaaaaaaaaatattgccagGACTCTCTCGACCGCACTTCATTCATTACAAACGCATATGAAAGCTGC
Protein-coding regions in this window:
- the LOC127590797 gene encoding phospholipid-transporting ATPase ID-like isoform X1; translated protein: MGSVESYFGQLCGQQQKKEEERRLRANDRPFNLSYRYANNAIKTSKYNVFTFLPLNLFEQFRRLANSYFLFLFILQLIPQIASLSWFTTAVPLVLVLSITAVKDATDDINRHKSDKQVNNRKVSVLIDGELQSEKWMNVQVGDVIKLENNQFVTADLLLLSSSEPLNLVYVETAELDGETNLKVKQALTVTGKMGDNIEALASFTGEVRCESPNNRLDKFKGTLAVNGQTYSLDNDKVLLRGCTLRNTEWCFGLVIFGGPDTKLMQNSGKTTFKRTSVDHLMNVLVLCIFGFLASMCSVLTIGNVIWEVKEGSAFTVFLPREPGVDAPLSSFLTFWSYVIVLNTVVPISLYVSVEIIRLGNSFYIDWDRKMYYAKSDTPAQARTTTLNEELGQIKYIFSDKTGTLTQNIMAFNKCSINGKNYGELFDYSGQRMEITEKTQRVDFSWNRLADPKFIFHDHSLAETIREGNSEAQAFFRLLALCHTVMPEEKKEGELYYQAQSPDEGALVTAARNFGFVFRSRTPETITVVEMGQQVVYELLAVLDFNNVRKRMSVIVRNAEGKLTLYCKGADTIIYERLHSSCNKLMGVTTGHLNEYAGDGLRTLVLAYKHLDEHYMKEWMQRHHEASTALDGRDEKLDELYEEIEKDLLLLGATAVEDKLQDGVPQTIEQLAKADIKIWVLTGDKQETAENIGYSCNMLREEMKDIFTVSANTAEGVKEELVCARRKMCPLAAEAPTVAKARAGLFWLEKTETVHDDKVDGEYALVINGHSLAFALEKDLELELLRTACMCQTVICCRVTPLQKAQVVELVKKYKQAVTLAIGDGANDVSMIKAAHIGVGISGQEGMQAVLSSDFSFAQFRYLQRLLLVHGRWSYLRMCKFLQYFFYKNFTFTFVHFWYAFFCGFSAQTVYDEWFITMYNLVYTALPVLGMSLFDQDVNDRWSFQYPQLYSPGPLNIYFNKKLFVHCMMHSCYSSLILFFIPWAAMHDTVRDDGKDIADYQSFALLAQTCLLVVVTIQLCLDTHYWTAVNQFFVWGSLAVYFATTFTMFSNGMFLIFTSAFPFIGTARNSLNQPNVWLIILLTTLLCSLPVVAYRFTVIQLHPTVNDKVRHKLRKEALPGPAPRRPPVRRISTRRSGYAFSHVQGYGDLVTSRRFLRPRKNRPALFKQTDSPLAQNQPQHYRTITEEPEQPMCH